A stretch of Nonomuraea africana DNA encodes these proteins:
- a CDS encoding CehA/McbA family metallohydrolase, producing the protein MCDDPMLPGTVAGALRDYGRLLDEHGITWGEPEIHYVKLFRVRGVLPPQLMDRFWGLAFTRLAERHPGASFMELGARLGEPDYDELLRDTLEGRLPGALAALRITDEGVRLEGAPRTTLGEPPTLSLLVDSWRDGPVRVSADGRSRELRAAGAWLVEVTPDSELTVDGAPVCLRRLVRTVPSARLRLSAGFPCRWSVFGADGQGWFPAGAPHRHDFHGLPYFHGDDLVLDVPADTLTVSVTRGMEYGEALTAVILSPGQEHAVRLTPRRRLDAAARGWYGGDLHVHLNWAGDHVATPAEAAAVQLGEDLHVLNLLAGNVSGSRVYDRDALDQWTGADLPWSDDTHVARMGVEYRNDLLGHVHAFGQAKPPERFHTGFAGEADWPPNAEALRELRQSGALLGYSHPFGTPLTENDPPQRLMRPVARNCAARALVADAALGLVDSLDVLTHADIGATAVVYRRLLGAGNRLAVTAGTDTMLSFTRLDRQSSPPGWARVYARVDGPLSAASFAEAVRRGRTFATTGPWLELSVNGHEPGDVLDLERGARVVATARTAGPEVAELRLRTADGVVAVSEGTAVSASFEVDEPTYVLAEAAGGPSAESMTGETYALSSPVYLDVEGRRVARRQDVQWCLDWLEALEELVREHAVLHTPDQLDDHLAVLERAREIYRARLSGV; encoded by the coding sequence ATGTGCGACGATCCGATGCTGCCCGGCACGGTCGCGGGCGCGCTGCGAGACTACGGCAGGCTGCTCGACGAGCACGGCATCACCTGGGGTGAGCCGGAGATCCACTACGTCAAGCTCTTCAGGGTCAGGGGGGTGCTGCCGCCCCAGCTCATGGACAGGTTCTGGGGGCTGGCCTTCACCAGGCTCGCCGAGCGGCATCCCGGCGCGTCCTTCATGGAGCTCGGCGCCCGCCTGGGCGAGCCCGACTACGACGAGCTGCTGCGCGACACGCTCGAGGGCAGGCTGCCCGGCGCGCTGGCGGCGCTGCGGATCACCGACGAGGGGGTGCGGCTGGAAGGCGCGCCCCGCACCACCCTGGGGGAGCCGCCCACGCTGTCGCTGCTGGTCGACTCCTGGCGCGACGGCCCGGTGCGGGTGTCGGCCGACGGACGGTCGCGGGAGCTGCGGGCGGCGGGCGCGTGGCTGGTCGAGGTCACCCCCGACAGCGAGCTGACCGTCGACGGCGCGCCCGTGTGCCTGCGCCGCCTGGTCAGGACGGTCCCCTCGGCCAGGCTCCGGCTGAGCGCGGGCTTCCCCTGCAGGTGGAGCGTGTTCGGGGCCGACGGCCAGGGCTGGTTCCCCGCGGGCGCGCCGCACCGTCACGACTTCCACGGCCTGCCGTACTTCCACGGCGACGACCTGGTCCTCGATGTGCCGGCCGACACGCTCACCGTCTCCGTCACGAGGGGCATGGAGTACGGCGAGGCGCTGACCGCCGTCATCCTCTCCCCCGGCCAGGAGCACGCCGTACGGCTGACGCCGCGCCGCCGCCTCGACGCCGCGGCCCGCGGTTGGTACGGCGGCGACCTGCACGTCCATCTCAACTGGGCGGGCGACCACGTGGCCACCCCCGCCGAGGCGGCGGCCGTCCAGCTCGGCGAGGACCTGCACGTGCTGAACCTGCTCGCGGGCAACGTCTCGGGCTCCCGCGTCTACGACCGCGACGCGCTCGACCAGTGGACGGGCGCCGACCTGCCCTGGTCGGACGACACGCACGTGGCGCGCATGGGGGTGGAGTACCGCAACGACCTGCTCGGCCACGTCCACGCCTTCGGCCAGGCCAAGCCGCCCGAGCGCTTCCACACGGGGTTCGCGGGCGAGGCCGACTGGCCGCCCAACGCCGAGGCGCTGCGGGAGCTGCGCCAGTCGGGCGCGCTGCTCGGCTACAGCCACCCGTTCGGCACGCCTCTCACCGAGAACGACCCGCCCCAGCGGCTCATGCGCCCCGTCGCCCGCAACTGCGCGGCCCGCGCGCTCGTCGCCGACGCCGCCCTCGGCCTGGTCGACAGCCTCGACGTGCTGACCCACGCCGATATCGGCGCCACCGCCGTCGTCTACCGGCGCCTGCTCGGCGCGGGCAACCGCCTGGCCGTCACGGCGGGGACGGACACGATGCTCTCCTTCACCCGCCTCGACCGCCAGTCCAGCCCTCCCGGCTGGGCCCGCGTCTACGCACGCGTGGACGGCCCGCTGAGCGCCGCCTCCTTCGCCGAGGCCGTACGGCGCGGCCGCACCTTCGCCACCACCGGCCCCTGGCTGGAGCTGTCGGTCAACGGGCACGAGCCGGGCGACGTGCTCGACCTGGAGCGCGGCGCGAGGGTGGTGGCCACCGCGCGCACGGCCGGGCCGGAAGTGGCCGAGCTGCGCCTGCGGACCGCCGACGGCGTCGTGGCCGTCTCCGAGGGCACCGCGGTGAGCGCCTCGTTCGAGGTGGACGAGCCCACCTACGTGCTCGCCGAGGCGGCCGGCGGGCCCTCCGCCGAGTCGATGACGGGCGAGACGTACGCGCTGAGCAGCCCCGTCTATCTCGACGTCGAGGGGCGGCGGGTGGCCAGGCGGCAGGACGTCCAGTGGTGCCTGGACTGGCTCGAGGCGCTGGAGGAACTGGTGCGCGAGCACGCGGTCCTGCACACCCCCGACCAGCTCGACGACCATCTCGCGGTGCTGGAGCGGGCCCGCGAGATCTACCGCGCCCGCCTCAGCGGCGTTTGA
- the meaB gene encoding methylmalonyl Co-A mutase-associated GTPase MeaB, with protein MRTLDDYVSGVKSGSRAWIARAITLVESTRADHAELAQRLLVELTPLAGQARRVGISGVPGVGKSTFIDALGTLLTGRGHRVAVLAVDPSSTRTGGSILGDKTRMSRLSADPNAFIRPSPTSGTLGGVTKATREAMVVVEAAGFDTVLVETVGVGQSETAVADMVDTFLLLSLARTGDQLQGIKKGVLELADVIAVNKADGDFEMAARKAARELAGALRMLRSEGPPPPVLTCSGLTGAGIEEVWAQVLAHQDRVDLVERRRRQQVGWTWTLVRDRLLGELRGDPAVAAIAEEVEREVLDGALTPSLAADRLLSAFKRR; from the coding sequence TTGAGAACGCTCGACGACTACGTCAGCGGCGTGAAGTCGGGCTCGCGCGCCTGGATCGCCCGCGCGATCACGCTGGTGGAGTCGACCAGGGCCGACCACGCCGAGCTGGCGCAGCGGCTGCTCGTCGAGCTCACCCCGCTGGCAGGGCAGGCGCGCAGGGTGGGCATCTCGGGTGTGCCAGGGGTGGGCAAGTCCACGTTCATCGACGCGCTCGGCACCCTGCTGACCGGCCGCGGACATCGCGTGGCCGTGCTGGCCGTCGACCCCTCCTCGACACGCACCGGCGGCAGCATCCTCGGCGACAAGACGCGCATGTCGCGCCTGTCGGCCGATCCGAACGCCTTCATCCGCCCCTCGCCCACCTCGGGCACCTTGGGCGGCGTCACCAAGGCGACCAGGGAGGCGATGGTCGTCGTCGAGGCCGCGGGCTTCGACACCGTGCTGGTGGAGACCGTCGGCGTCGGGCAGTCGGAGACCGCGGTCGCCGACATGGTCGACACCTTCCTGCTGCTCAGCCTGGCCCGCACCGGCGACCAGCTGCAGGGCATCAAGAAGGGCGTGCTGGAGCTCGCCGACGTCATCGCGGTCAACAAGGCCGACGGGGACTTCGAGATGGCCGCCAGGAAGGCGGCGCGAGAGCTGGCTGGCGCGCTGCGGATGCTGCGCTCCGAGGGCCCGCCCCCGCCCGTCCTGACCTGCAGCGGGCTGACGGGAGCGGGAATCGAGGAGGTGTGGGCGCAGGTCCTCGCCCACCAGGACCGCGTCGACCTGGTCGAGCGGCGCCGCCGCCAGCAGGTCGGATGGACGTGGACGCTCGTGCGCGACCGGCTGCTGGGCGAGCTGCGCGGCGACCCCGCCGTGGCGGCGATCGCCGAGGAGGTCGAGCGCGAGGTGCTCGACGGCGCGCTCACCCCGTCGCTGGCCGCCGACCGCCTCCTGTCGGCCTTCAAACGCCGCTGA